The following proteins are co-located in the Vigna unguiculata cultivar IT97K-499-35 chromosome 9, ASM411807v1, whole genome shotgun sequence genome:
- the LOC114164497 gene encoding uncharacterized protein LOC114164497 isoform X2: protein MEPFGGGHGRVRGRGRGRGRRSPSTSPVVVGNEQCARGRGSEEKKQPQNSSPDSRSDSDSVGMGMSKLNIGDDVDKPSAAAASVGEGGFDICPRKQPGSVVLKPPLLVQNREKRRSGSSNNNGNGLSLRPGMVLLKGYLSLNDQQKIVERCRELGVGVGGFYQPGYGEETKMHLKMMCLGKNWDPHTSQYGERRPFDGAKPPHIPPEFQTLVSNALRDSNALVPQNRLPSISPDICIVNFYSQTGRLGLHQDKDESEDSLRRGLPVVSFSIGDSALFLYGDHRDPDKAEKLQLESGDVLIFGGPSRNVFHGVTAIHPNSAPNLLLQHTNLRPGRLNLTFRQY from the exons ATGGAACCTTTTGGTGGCGGTCATGGTCGAGTTCGAggtcgtggtcgtggtcgtggcCGTCGCTCTCCATCTACTTCACCG GTTGTTGTTGGGAACGAGCAATGTGCGCGAGGTAGGGGCAGCGAGGAGAAGAAGCAACCGCAGAATTCATCACCTGATTCTCGTTCCGATTCTGACTCTGTTGGAATGGGAATGTCAAAGTTAAATATTGGCGATGACGTTGATAAGCCATCAGCAGCCGCCGCATCAGTAGGAGAGGGAGGGTTCGATATATGTCCCCGTAAACAACCTGGAAGCGTGGTTCTGAAACCTCCATTGCTTGTACAGAACAGAGAAAAGAGAAGATCCGGAAGTAGTAATAACAATGGCAATGGGTTGTCGTTGAGGCCTGGGATGGTGCTTCTGAAGGGTTACCTTTCACTGAACGATCAGCAGAAGATAGTGGAAAGGTGCAGGGAGTTGGGGGTGGGCGTGGGAGGATTTTACCAGCCTGGTTACGGGGAAGAGACCAAGATGCATTTGAAGATGATGTGCCTCGGAAAGAACTGGGATCCTCACACCTCTCAGTACGGAGAACGACGACCGTTCGACGGAGCCAAACCCCCTCACATCCCTCCCGAGTTTCAGACATTGGTCAGCAATGCACTTCGTGATTCCAACGCCCTCGTTCCTCAGAATCGCCTTCCCTCCATCTCACCCGACATCTGCATTGTCAATTTTTACTCCCAAACTGGCCGTTTGGGTCTTCATCAAGACAAGGATGAAAGTGAAGACTCTCTTCGCCGAGGCTTACCCGTCGTATCCTTCTCCATCGGAGACTCTGCACTGTTCCTCTATGGAGATCACAGGGATCCCGACAAGGCAGAGAAACTGCAACTCGAATCTGGGGATGTTTTGATCTTTGGTGGCCCCTCCAGAAATGTATTCCATGGAGTTACCGCTATTCATCCAAACTCTGCCCCCAACCTCTTGCTGCAACACACTAATCTACGCCCTGGTCGCTTGAATCTCACTTTCAGACAGTACTAA
- the LOC114164497 gene encoding uncharacterized protein LOC114164497 isoform X1, whose amino-acid sequence MEPFGGGHGRVRGRGRGRGRRSPSTSPVTNTCLCLKVVVGNEQCARGRGSEEKKQPQNSSPDSRSDSDSVGMGMSKLNIGDDVDKPSAAAASVGEGGFDICPRKQPGSVVLKPPLLVQNREKRRSGSSNNNGNGLSLRPGMVLLKGYLSLNDQQKIVERCRELGVGVGGFYQPGYGEETKMHLKMMCLGKNWDPHTSQYGERRPFDGAKPPHIPPEFQTLVSNALRDSNALVPQNRLPSISPDICIVNFYSQTGRLGLHQDKDESEDSLRRGLPVVSFSIGDSALFLYGDHRDPDKAEKLQLESGDVLIFGGPSRNVFHGVTAIHPNSAPNLLLQHTNLRPGRLNLTFRQY is encoded by the exons ATGGAACCTTTTGGTGGCGGTCATGGTCGAGTTCGAggtcgtggtcgtggtcgtggcCGTCGCTCTCCATCTACTTCACCGGTAACTAATACTTGCTTGTGTTTGAAG GTTGTTGTTGGGAACGAGCAATGTGCGCGAGGTAGGGGCAGCGAGGAGAAGAAGCAACCGCAGAATTCATCACCTGATTCTCGTTCCGATTCTGACTCTGTTGGAATGGGAATGTCAAAGTTAAATATTGGCGATGACGTTGATAAGCCATCAGCAGCCGCCGCATCAGTAGGAGAGGGAGGGTTCGATATATGTCCCCGTAAACAACCTGGAAGCGTGGTTCTGAAACCTCCATTGCTTGTACAGAACAGAGAAAAGAGAAGATCCGGAAGTAGTAATAACAATGGCAATGGGTTGTCGTTGAGGCCTGGGATGGTGCTTCTGAAGGGTTACCTTTCACTGAACGATCAGCAGAAGATAGTGGAAAGGTGCAGGGAGTTGGGGGTGGGCGTGGGAGGATTTTACCAGCCTGGTTACGGGGAAGAGACCAAGATGCATTTGAAGATGATGTGCCTCGGAAAGAACTGGGATCCTCACACCTCTCAGTACGGAGAACGACGACCGTTCGACGGAGCCAAACCCCCTCACATCCCTCCCGAGTTTCAGACATTGGTCAGCAATGCACTTCGTGATTCCAACGCCCTCGTTCCTCAGAATCGCCTTCCCTCCATCTCACCCGACATCTGCATTGTCAATTTTTACTCCCAAACTGGCCGTTTGGGTCTTCATCAAGACAAGGATGAAAGTGAAGACTCTCTTCGCCGAGGCTTACCCGTCGTATCCTTCTCCATCGGAGACTCTGCACTGTTCCTCTATGGAGATCACAGGGATCCCGACAAGGCAGAGAAACTGCAACTCGAATCTGGGGATGTTTTGATCTTTGGTGGCCCCTCCAGAAATGTATTCCATGGAGTTACCGCTATTCATCCAAACTCTGCCCCCAACCTCTTGCTGCAACACACTAATCTACGCCCTGGTCGCTTGAATCTCACTTTCAGACAGTACTAA